ataaatagtaggtaggtaggtacgtctTTGTGGGGTGTGCTATTTCTCTTAGGTCATGTTATAGGTAGAGGTGGTGCCAAATGGAGTCAATGACCgcaaacattacatttatatcGTGATATGACCCGATTTGATTTCCcgatttttaagtatttttttgctaATTTGTTGCATTCTTGCAATCATCGaggtcatcataaataaaactttatggtTTTATTTGAGTATTTTAACCGACCGATTTTGAGTAAACTGGAGTATAAATAAGAagcgaaaaaaaattttgtgtaaaattttagTGAATTGTTTAATGAGTCAACCATTTAGTCAAGAATATGGTCAAGGTCAACAACATGATATCTGTTTTGCACTGTGAAAAACAAcagattaattaatatttaggaGCATATTATGCTGTTTCTTTCTGTTGCATGTAGCGGTAAcagccatttttttatttttatccttagCTATCCTCAAAATATGATACATTTACCAACTAGCTTGAATTTTCAAGAGAACTTAATATGGAAGCTTAGTCTAAACTAAGACTATAATATTAGCTTTAAAACGTGGAAAATGTTAATATTCTTGATCTATTCTACGTATAAATTAAGCGGTGAAGTATAGTCGCAAGCATTAGATAGGGGGAAAGTGAGTCTCATGAATGCAGgcgattataaattattaacaagttACCGTTGAGAATCGATAAAATGGCAATTTATTAAGTTAAGAGAACAGCGAACtctgtaatttaaataattttaatagatatcCCGATACGTACATGCTTTTACTGATTCTATGAAATACGAATTTAATGCATACCGACTTTTGGTATAAACTCGTATAGTTTTGTGGTTGCCTGAAACTTCGTTGTCAGAAAATTCCCTTTTTCGTGTGTAATTAAGTTTCCCCTTATAAGTCCATGCTCTGCcttagaaaataatttacagTCATTGCAGCacttcatcaccatcaacccataccggcccactatagggcacgggtctccgctcaTAATTAgaggggagacccgtgtcctgtagtggccgtagtccaccactctggcccattggtagacttcaaacgcccttGAAAAATATCAGGTTTCCTCCTTTACCTTTaacgcatttttttaattaaaaatgcacataacgcatagttagatgtgcgtgccgaGGTTGTAACTCGGTTCCCCAAAGGCTATCAGTTCCTAAATTATGTGGGCTTGAAGATTCTTTTTGGTATTGAACTAAGGTCAAAGTTTTTCTTGCAAAGCCAAATTCATCGTATTAGTACTGTTGTAAACGAGACTTTTGtagttttaagaataaaaatacataataaataaataaaataaatgaagccTTTATTGCTGATGTACagtatgtaaatttaaattattaacactaATATCTCGCACTATTAACTAAATAGTAATCAGCGCGTCTCCTGACGCATAGGCCCCCTGCAGGTGTTTCCATGTGTGCCGGTTCCGAGCTTTCCTTGACCATAGTATGCCTGCCGTCTGCTTGATATCATCGGTTTTAAGAATAAGTAAGAATTAAATGACCTCAATAGCGTCAGTAAAATCCGAGCCCTGgcgcatttttataatataacgacAAGGCTGCCTTTTTTGCGGTTTCTGCGTTCTTACAGATAAAATTActagatatttaatttactagCTTTTATTCTCGGCTTCTGCCACACAAAATTTGAACTAAGTAGAATGTATATTAACATGGGTTCTATAccattttattccattaaagTTGTTACTTGTATCCGTTTTTGAGTCTACAATCGACCTGATGTGGTCAGcgcttcattatcatcatcatatcgacccattaccggcccactacagggcacttatctccttccacaatgaggaagggttaaggtcgtagtccgccacgctggcccagtgcggtttggtcaATGCTTACACACTGATTATTAAACATCATTTTTCTCTTTTACAGGTCTATAATGACTGTAAGAAAAGGAAGCCGAAGTGGAGGTTTAGCATCAATAGTTTTAAGACAGAAACTCCACAACTCCAATCAGCAAGTGGACGTAGGAAGTGTTAGCAAGACTACTATTTACAATTTCAACGTCATCGTTGGGTTCAACGACAAAGACCAACTACAGTTAATAACTAAAGAAGAAAGCAATGAAGATGATACGCAAAAGCTTAAAGATACGAAGATTGGCAGGCACGAAAATATTTCAATAGACGATATAGTCGACTGTGCTAATATTGATAACTATCCAAATTGTGAAAACATACTAGTCTTCTACATTACTAAGAGCCCAAACAAAGAAGCGATTGCTCTGAGATTTAAAAACGAGCAGGATTTTAAGAGAATATATTTCacgtataaatatttcaaaatgagAAATAGATTAACGAGAAACGCGACAAATTACTCTAGTAACGATACACTGTtttctaaaaagaaaaacactgACTCGTACCGAATAAATAGTGTTGATGATTATAATCATTACGATAAGACGCGTTCCGATTTTGATCTGATGCAAACAATTGATAGCGATGGGATAACTCATATATCTGTACACCAAAAAGGATCGCGCTTCGATCAACCGTTGAGTCTGATGGGGCTTAGAAATGAACGAGAGGCAGGAGAAATAGATAGTGTTATTTACACAGATATAGAAATACCGAGTAAACCTGAAAAGAAGCGACTATTCCACAAGAAAGCTAAAGCCCCTCCACCACCTTTATTACCAATTAATAAAGAAACTCCTAAAGTTCTCAAAGGAGAGTTTGTGAGGGTTAATGTTGAGAGATCACCAGACGTGATACCAAAGGAAAATAAGCAGAACAAAATACCCGATATCCTCATGTTTAAAGACAGTAAATCTAAAAAAGGAAGTCCGAACAGCAACTTGTGGACGATCAGCAATAAAGGTAAGGAATTTTACTTTATTCTAAGATAGTAAAAGAAGGGAATTTTGATACCCTGGGCCTTATTAAAACTTATGTAATATTGTAAGGTGCGATGTCGGTAATAAGGAAACAATTTATTTGCAAAGTTAGTTATACAAGGCGTTAAATAACGTGCAATTTGTTAAAGCATCATCCGGTATAAAACCTTCATAAACTTGAActttgataatttattaatttgatttataaataacgaGTATATACGCATACGAGAACTGGATCCAGGAATAAAGGAAGGCATTATAAAGTCCAATACCTTAAGTACGAATTCCTGGAAGAACTCATTATGGAACGGATAGATTTACCTTAGACAGGAAACAATAAAGTAATGTTTCTTTACCTTCAAAGAGagcagttaaaataa
This is a stretch of genomic DNA from Pararge aegeria chromosome 12, ilParAegt1.1, whole genome shotgun sequence. It encodes these proteins:
- the LOC120628395 gene encoding uncharacterized protein LOC120628395, giving the protein MTVRKGSRSGGLASIVLRQKLHNSNQQVDVGSVSKTTIYNFNVIVGFNDKDQLQLITKEESNEDDTQKLKDTKIGRHENISIDDIVDCANIDNYPNCENILVFYITKSPNKEAIALRFKNEQDFKRIYFTYKYFKMRNRLTRNATNYSSNDTLFSKKKNTDSYRINSVDDYNHYDKTRSDFDLMQTIDSDGITHISVHQKGSRFDQPLSLMGLRNEREAGEIDSVIYTDIEIPSKPEKKRLFHKKAKAPPPPLLPINKETPKVLKGEFVRVNVERSPDVIPKENKQNKIPDILMFKDSKSKKGSPNSNLWTISNKVNSGYESDREEWGNSRSQFSTRAFDSLARPTKIAMALTLKKPQRLEPAPQYYRLTSETKPKLTPLPFRPNNFLQRPPRLPRPNTDIKRNLSTDHRKYASLQNLEIPMKLSEPKKQHDKKANYTNISNRITGLTNKLRDLSNGNTIGRFKAQSHGDVANLKPVLKVNVHDGSKRSVVRTCSAEPPKKVTFSAFATVQVV